In Pantoea cypripedii, the DNA window CAACTATCCCGCTCTATCCCCAGCCTGAAGGTGAGGTGAAAGTTGCCGCCGGTTGGCTAATCGATCAATGTCAGCTGAAAGGCCATCAGGTTGGGGGTGCTGCGGTGCATCGCCAGCAGGCACTGGTACTGATTAATGAAAACCAGGCCACACCTCAGGATATTGTTCAACTGGCACGCGAGGTGAGAAACCACGTCGGTGAAAAATTTAATGTCTGGCTGGAACCAGAAGTTCGGTTTATTGGCGCGCAGGGCGAACGCAACGCTGTAGAGGTGATTTCATGAAAGACCACAGTGTACCGCTAAAATTAGTTGCTTTACTTGCGGATGGCGAATTTCATTCCGGGGAGCAACTGGGCGAAGTTCTGGGGATGAGCCGGGCAGCAATCAACAAGCATGTTCAAACACTGAAAGGCTGGGGACTGGATGTCTACACCGTCACGGGTAAAGGATACAGCCTGCCAGCTCCTATTCAGCTGCTGAATGAGGAAGACATTTTATCGCGTCTGGATCAGCCTAATCTATCCGTGATCCCAGTAATTGATTCAACGAACCAGTATCTGCTGGAACGGATGGATAAGCTGGTATCTGGTGATGCCTGTATTGCGGAGTATCAGCAGGCAGGACGTGGACGCCGTGGCAGACAATGGTTTTCGCCTTTTGGTGCCAACTTGTATATGTCGATGTATTGGCGTCTGGAGCAGGGGCCCGCCGCTGCGATGGGGTTGAGTTTGGTCATCGGTATCGTGATGGCGGAAGTAATTCAGTCCCTCGGAGCGAATGATGTCAGGGTTAAGTGGCCTAACGACCTCTATCTACATGATCGGAAGCTGGCTGGTATCCTGGTTGAGCTTACTGGCAAAACTGGCGATGCCGCCCAGATTGTTATTGGTGCTGGAATTAACCTTGCGATGCGTTCCGAAGGTGCATCACAAATTAACCAGGGCTGGATTAATTTGCAGGAAGCGGGGATCGACATTGACCGTAATCAGCTGGCTGCAACATTGATTAATCGCTTACGCGAAACTTTACCGTTGTTTGAGCGTGATGGTCTTGCCCCCTTTATTGAACGTTGGGATGCGCTCGATAATTTCATTAATCGCCCGGTCAAATTACTAATTGGTGATCGCGAGGTTCATGGCATTGCACGTGGTGTTGATAAGCAAGGTGGTTTACTGCTGGAACAGGATGGTGAAACTAAGGCGTGGGTTGGTGGTGAGATTTCATTACGGCCAGATAACGCATTACCAGACTAATATATGGCTGTGACTTGCTGATTTACCACATCACTACCCTGAACATTCGGGGCAGTGATGCTTTATTATTTATTTTCTTAAACGAACATGTTGCACGGCATGATCGGCTGACTTGGTCATTATCAGGCTTGCGCGCTCACGCGTTGGTAATATATTTTCTTTTAAATTCATCCAGTTAATTTCCTTCCATAGGCCGCGCGCAATATTCACTGCGTCTTGCTCCGGTAGCTGTGAATAATGGTGGAAATAAGAATCAGGATCGCTGAATGCCCCTTCTCTGAATTTCAGAAAACGATTGATATACCAGCTTTCAAGGAGGTCTTCAGGGGCATCGACATATATGGAAAAGTCGACAAAATCTGAAACAAAGACGTGATGGGGGTCATGGGGATAATCCATGCCACTTTGTAGCACGTTTAAACCTTCGAGAATCAGAATATCAGGCTGCTGCACAACTTTATCACCATCCGGAATAACATCATAAATCAGATGCGAGTAAACCGGCGCTGTAACCTGGCTGGCCCCGGATTTGAGGTCAGAAACAAAATTGACCAGTCGGTGCATGTCATAGGATTGCGGGAAGCCTTTCTTCTTCATCAACCCACGTTCTTTTAACACCGCATTAGGATGAAGAAAGCCATCGGTAGTGATCAACTCGACTTTGCGATGCTCAGGCCATCGGCTGAGTAATGCCTGTAGCACGCGTGCAGTGGTACTTTTACCTACTGCCACGCTACCCGCGATACTGATGATATAGGGAATTTTTTGGGCATTAGTCCCAAGAAATTGCTCAAGTACCGCCTGACGTCGCAGATTAGAACTGATGTAGAAATTTAACAGGCGCGATAGCGGCAAATAAATCTCTGCAACCTCTTCCAGCGAAAGGTCTTCGTTGATGCCGCGTAATCGGGCAATTTCACCCTCAGCCAGCGTCATTGGCACTGAGTCACGCAAAGCTGCCCATTGCTGACGATTGAACTGCAAATAGGGTGTTGTAAGTGGCGTCGTTTTTTTACTCATAAGCATGCATCTGACCGCAAATTCTGGCTCATCTACACCTTGCAGCATCAGGCATACAGCGATGTGTCGAACTCAGTTGCACGTCACAGGGGTAATTTAACGAGAACAATGGGCAGGAGGGTAACACCAGTGTGACTTTAAAAAGAAGTAAAATGATAAACGCAAGCACGCTTTCGTAATCGCGCCCGCATTTTTCTTGTCGCTCAGTAGGTTGTCATAGAAGTTTCTGGCACACCAAATTTCCATACATGAAAGGTAACCTTACCCGGAATTGTGCATCCGACGAGAAAAGTCTACTCAGAAGTTGAGATGAAGTGCGGGTAAAAAAGCAGCGCTACTGGACAAATTTGCTTCATTTTATGATTGATTTGCGAGGATTTGCACAAATAGTAAGCGATAGTGCAAATTTGGCAATTTTTTTGTTGCATCCTGCATCCGCTCTTCCTAGAATGCGCGTCACTTGATGCCGGCTTAGCTCAGTTGGTAGAGCAACTGACTTGTAATCAGTAGGTCACCAGTTCGATTCCGGTAGCCGGCACCATCAAGTAGGTGGGATTCCCGAGCGGCCAAAGGGAGCAGACTGTAAATCTGCCGTCACAGACTTCGAAGGTTCGAATCCTTCTCCCACCACCATCTCAACCTCCTGGTTGAGCGTCAGATGAAGTCATTGTCTGATGGGTGAGTTCAACTCTCTCACCTTCGAATTCAGACTGAGCATTGGCGCAGTCAAAGTGTTAGTCGGAAACACTGACTGACTCGAATAATAGAAGGTCTTCTTTTATTATTCATAAGCTACAGAAAGAACAGGTAGCCGAGTTCCAGGATGCGGGCATCGTATAATGGCTATTACCTCAGCCTTCCAAGCTGATGATGCGGGTTCGATTCCCGCTGCCCGCTCCAGATGTGCTGATATGGCTCAGTTGGTAGAGCGCACCCTTGGTAAGGGTGAGGTCCCCAGTTCGACTCTGGGTATCAGCACCACTTCCTTTGTCTCTCTCCTGATTCTCTCTCTGTAAAACTAACAGTCAGGCATAGCCTGGTTGATGTGACGATATCTTTGATATATCCGTGTCTTAGAGGGACAAGCGATGGCTAAAGAGCAATTTCAACGTAACAAACTGCACGTAAACGTGGGCACCATCGGTCACGTTGACCACGGTAAAACCACTCTGACTGCTGCGATCACCACCGTTCTGGCTAAAACCTACGGCGGCCAGGCTCGTGCATTTGACCAGATCGACAACGCGCCGGAAGAGAAGGCTCGTGGTATCACCATCAACACTTCACACGTTGAGTACGAAACCCCGACTCGCCACTACGCGCACGTTGACTGCCCGGGCCACGCCGACTACGTGAAAAACATGATCACCGGTGCTGCTCAGATGGACGGCGCNNNNNNNNNNNNNNNNNNNNNNNNNNNNNNNNNNNNNNNNNNNNNNNNNNNNNNNNNNNNNNNNNNNNNNNNNNNNNNNNNNNNNNNNNNNNNNNNNNNNTTCCGCAAACTGCTGGATCAGGGTCAGGCTGGTGAAAACTGTGGTGTTCTGCTGCGCGGTATCAAGCGTGAAGACATCCAGCGTGGTCAGGTACTGGCTAAGCCGGGTACCATCAAGCCGCACACTCAGTTCGAGTCAGAAGTTTACGTTCTGTCTAAAGACGAAGGCGGCCGTCATACTCCGTTCTTCAAAGGCTACCGTCCTCAGTTCTACTTCCGTACAACTGACGTAACCGGTTCAGTAGAACTGCCGGAAGGCGTAGAGATGGTAATGCCGGGCGACAACATCAAAATGGTTGTCACCCTGATTCACCCGATCGCGATGGACGAAGGTCTGCGCTTCGCAATCCGCGAAGGCGGCCGTACCGTTGGTGCGGGCGTTGTTGCTAAAGTTATCGCTTAATCTCGATAATATTTGACGCAATGCACACGGAAAGGGCATCATTTGATGCCCTTTTTGCACGCTGTTGTATAGAACCTGGCTCATCAGTGATTTTCGGTCATAATCATTGCTGAGACAGGCTCTGTTAAGCGGTGCAGGATACCGAGTTACGCTCTTGAAGCTCATTCGGTTTGGATGCCTCGCCATGCGGGGCAGAATAGTTTCTGAATTATAGTGGCAGGTTGGTTTATGAGTGCGAATACCGAAGCTCAAGGGAGCGGACGCGGCCTGGAAACCGTAAAATGGCTGGCTGTTGCCGTATTACTGGTTGTCGCTATTGTTGGTAATTACTACTACCGCGATGTGACACTGCCGTTGCGTGCGCTGGCCGTAGTGGTTCTGATTGCAGTGGCAGGCGGCGTTGCGTTGCTGACCACGAAAGGCAAAGCGACAGTTGCGTTTGCGCGTGAAGCAAGAACCGAGATGCGTAAGGTCATTTGGCCGACTCGCCAGGAAACGCTGCACACCACGTTAATCGTTGCCGCGGTAACTGCCGTGATGTCACTGATTTTGTGGGGACTGGATGGTATTCTTGTCCGCCTTGTATCGTTTATCACTGGCCTGAGGTTCTGAGATGTCTGAAGCTCCAAAAAAACGCTGGTACGTCGTGCAGGCGTTTTCCGGTTTCGAAGGCCGCGTAGCCCAGTCGCTGCGTGAGCACATCAAATTGCACAATATGGAAGAGTTGTTTGGCGAAGTCATGGTGCCGACTGAAGAAGTCGTGGAAATCCGTGGCGGCCAGCGTCGTAAAAGCGAGCGCAAATTCTTCCCGGGTTACGTACTGGTTCAGATGGTTATGAACGATGCCAGCTGGCATTTGGTGCGTAGCGTACCGCGTGTTATGGGCTTCATTGGTGGTACCTCCGACCGTCCAGCGCCGATCAGCGATAAAGAAGTGGATGCGATCATGAACCGCCTGCAGCAGGTGGGTGATAAACCACGTCCAAAAACTCTGTTCGAGCCAGGCGAGATGGTACGCGTCAACGACGGTCCATTTGCCGACTTCAACGGCGTGGTGGAAGAGGTGGATTACGAGAAAAGCCGCCTGAAAGTGTCTGTTTCCATCTTCGGTCGTGCAACACCTGTCGAGCTGGATTTCAGCCAGGTGGAAAAAGGCTAACACCTTATACATTTTTGTAGTTGCAGCAGGCGCGGAATTTATCTACAATTTCGCGCCTTTTGTTTTTATGCGCTGGCAACAGCGTGTGAATTGTCATCACGGGGAGCCTGTTTTTCAGGCGCTATAACCCAATAGAGGAAATATCATGGCTAAGAAAGTACAAGCCTACGTCAAGCTGCAGGTTGCAGCTGGTATGGCTAACCCGAGCCCACCGGTTGGTCCAGCTCTGGGTCAGCAGGGCGTTAACATCATGGAATTCTGTAAAGCGTTTAACGCGAAGACCGAATCTCTGGAAAAAGGTCTGCCGACTCCTGTTGTTATCACCGTATATAGCGACCGTTCTTTCACCTTCGTTACCAAAACACCTCCGGCTGCCGTACTGCTGAAAAAAGCAGCGGGCATCAAGTCTGGTTCTGGTAAGCCGAACAAAGACAAAGTCGGTAAAGTAACCCGTGCTCAGGTACGTGAAATCGCAGAAACCAAAGCTGCGGACATGACTGGTGCTGACGTAGAAGCGATGACTCGCTCTATCGAAGGTACTGCTCGTTCCATGGGCCTGGTAGTGGAGGACTAAGAAATGGCTAAGCTGACCAAGCGCATGCGCGTGATCCGTGACAAAGTTGATGTGACCAAACAGTATGACATCAACGAAGCTGTTGCTCTGCTGAAAGAACTGGCTACCGCTAAGTTTGTAGAGAGCGTAGACGTTGCTGTTAACCTCGGCATCGATGCTCGTAAATCAGATCAGAACGTACGTGGTGCAACTGTACTGCCGCACGGTACTGGTCGTTCAGTACGCGTTGCCGTATTTACCCAGGGCGCAAACGCTGAAGCTGCTAAAGCAGCTGGCGCAGAGCTGGTAGGTATGGAAGATCTGGCTGATCAGATCAAGAAAGGCGAAATGAACTTTGACGTTGTTATTGCTTCTCCGGATGCAATGCGCGTTGTTGGCCAGCTCGGCCAGGTTCTGGGCCCGCGCGGTCTGATGCCGAACCCGAAAGTGGGTACTGTAACTCCGAACGTTGCTGAAGCAGTTAAAAATGCTAAAGCGGGTCAGGTTCGTTACCGTAACGACAAAAACGGCATCATTCACACCACCATCGGTAAAGTGGACTTCGACGCTGACAAACTGAAAGAAAACCTGGAATCTCTGCTGGTTGCGCTGAAAAAAGCAAAACCTGCTCAGGCGAAAGGCGTGTACATCAAGAAAGTTAGCCTGTCCACCACCATGGGCGCTGGCGTTGCCATCGACCAAGCTGGTCTGAACGCATCAGCAAACTAATTGCTGCTTGTAACGGGCGAAAAATTCATCTAGAATCTTACGCCCGTTGTTCTGGTTGATTGTTCAATCCAGAACCCAGATTCATAGTGAATGGAAAATAAAGGCTAACCCCTTTGTAATTCAGTCACTAAGGTTGGAGCCAGGCCTTATCCTGGCCTCCGTCCAAGACCGCAGGAGCACGACATCTTCGGATGAAAAGCTTAATCCCCTGCGTAGACGGTGACAGAACCAAAAAGAATTTTTTTCTTCACTGGATTCTGCTCACCGTGTAATAGCGCTTATTACCTTCGGGTTAATAGGTGAAGTGAGTTCCAGGGAAATCCTTCCCTGGTCAAATCCAGGAGCAAAAGCTAATGGCATTAAATCTTCAAGACAAACAAGCGATTGTTGCTGAAGTCAGCGAAGTAGCCAAAGGCGCGCTGTCAGCGGTTGTTGCGGATTCCCGCGGCGTGACCGTTGATAAAATGACCGAACTGCGTAAAGCAGGTCGTGAAGCTGGCGTTTACATGCGTGTTGTTCGTAACACCCTGCTGCGCCGCGTCGTTGAAGGTACTCCTTTCGAGTGCCTGAAAGACACGTTTGTTGGTCCGACCCTGATTGCATACTCTATGGAACACCCGGGCGCTGCTGCTCGTCTGTTCAAAGAGTTCGCGAAAGCGAATGCAAAATTCGAGGTCAAAGCTGCAGCCTTTGAAGGTGAGCTGATCACGGCGGCCAATATTGACCGTCTGGCGACTCTGCCGACTTACGAAGAAGCACTGGCACGTCTGATGTCGACCATGAAAGAAGCCGCTGCTGGCAAACTGGTCCGCACTCTGGCTGCTGTTCGCGATGCAAAAGAAGCGGCTTAAGGCCAGATTCTTTTCCTTCGTACTTTAACGCATAAACTTATACTGATTCTTAGGAACAATTGTTATGTCTATCACTAAAGACCAAATTCTGGAAGCTGTTGCAGCTATGTCCGTAATGGAAGTAGTTGAGCTGGTTTCTGCTATGGAAGAAAAATTCGGCGTTTCTGCTGCTGCTGCTGTAGCTGTTGCTGCTGGCCCGGCTGAAGCTGTTGAAGAGAAAACTGAATTCGACGTCGTACTGAAAGCTGCTGGTGCTAACAAAGTTGCAGTAATCAAAGCCGTTCGTACCGCAACTGGTCTGGGCCTGAAAGAAGCCAAAGATCTGGTTGAAGCTACCGGCGTGATCAAAGAAGGCATCAGCAAAGCTGACGCAGCTGCACTTGAAGCACAGCTGAAAGAAGCTGGCGCTGAAGTTGAAGTTAAGTAAGACAACCCTCGGGTTGCAGTCTGAGTAGTTTCAGGCTGATGGCTGGTGACTTTTTGGTCACCAGCCTTTTTGCGCTACAGAGCCGCAATGGGGTTTCGCACTGTTTGTCCATTGGTGCTCTTCAATATCTTTTTCTATCGACGACTTAATATACTGTTTTCCTGCGCGGGTTCCCTGCCCATGCTGAAGCAATGAAATGATTTAAGAGTGATAGAAAGACGTATTGCATGTGATGCCTCGCATCGCATGAAAAGCAAAATAGTGTTGCATGAACTGTCCTTCAGGACGGACAGCGTGGGTCGACTTGTCAGCTAGCTGAGGAACCCTATGGTTTACTCCTATACCGAGAAAAAACGTATTCGTAAGGATTTTGGTAAACGTCCGCAAGTGCTGGACATACCTTATCTCCTTTCTATCCAGCTTGACTCGTTCCAGAAGTTTATCGAGCAAGATCCAGAAGGTCAGTACGGACTGGAAGCTGCATTCCGTTCCGTATTCCCGATCGCGAGCTACAGCGGCAACTCCGAGTTGCAGTATGTCAGCTATCGTCTGGGTGAACCTGTCTTTGACGTAAAAGAATGTCAGATCCGTGGCGTGACGTTTTCTGCACCGCTGCGCGTCAAACTGCGTCTGGTGATCTACGAGCGCGAAGCGCCGGAAGGCACAGTCAAAGACATTAAAGAACAAGAAGTTTACATGGGCGAAATTCCGCTCATGACCGAAAACGGTACCTTTGTCATCAACGGTACTGAGCGTGTTATCGTTTCTCAGCTGCATCGTAGTCCTGGCGTTTTCTTTGACAGCGATAAGGGTAAAACGCACTCTTCCGGTAAAGTGCTGTACAACGCACGTATCATCCCTTACCGCGGTTCATGGCTCGACTTCGAGTTTGACCCGAAAGACAACCTGTTCGTCCGTATTGACCGTCGCCGTAAGCTGCCGGCCAGTATCATTCTGCGCGCGCTGCATTTCACCACTGAGCAGATTCTTGATCTGTTCTTCGAGAAAGTGGTGTTCGAAATCCGCGACAACAAATTGCAGATGGAACTGGTGCCTGAGCGCCTGCGTGGTGAAACCGCCTCCTTCGATATCGAAGCCAACGGCACGGTCTACGTTGAGAAAGCTCGTCGCATCACTGCGCGCCACATCCGTCAGCTGGAAAAAGACAACATCCAGCACATCGAAGTACCGGTTGAATACATTGCCGGTAAAGTGGTGGCAAAAGACTACATCGACGAGAACACCGGTGAGCTGATTGTTGCAGCGAACATGGAACTGTCTCTGGATCTGCTGGCGAAACTGAGCCAGTCCGGTCACAAGCGTATTGAGACCCTGTTCACCAACGATCTGGATCACGGCCCGTATATTTCCGAAACGCTGCGTGTTGACCCAACCAACGATCGCCTGAGCGCGCTGGTTGAGATCTACCGCATGATGCGTCCTGGCGAGCCGCCGACGCGTGAAGCTGCGGAAAACCTGTTCGAGAACCTGTTCTTCTCTGAAGATCGTTACGATCTTTCTGCGGTTGGCCGCATGAAGTTCAACCGTTCTCTGCTGCGTGATGAGATCGAAGGTTCCGGTATCCTGAGCAAGTCTGACATCATTGAAGTGATGAAGAAGCTCATCGATATCCGTAACGGTAAAGGCGAAGTGGACGATATCGACCACCTCGGCAACCGTCGTATCCGTTCCGTCGGCGAAATGGCAGAAAACCAGTTCCGTGTTGGTCTGGTGCGTGTAGAGCGTGCGGTGAAAGAGCGTCTTTCTCTGGGCGATCTCGACACCCTGATGCCACAGGACATGATCAACGCCAAGCCGATTTCTGCGGCAGTGAAAGAGTTCTTTGGTTCTAGCCAGCTTTCTCAGTTTATGGACCAGAACAACCCGCTGTCTGAAATCACGCACAAGCGTCGTATTTCTGCCCTCGGCCCAGGCGGTCTGACCCGTGAACGTGCTGGCTTCGAAGTACGTGACGTACACCCGACTCACTACGGTCGCGTATGTCCAATCGAAACGCCGGAAGGTCCGAACATCGGTCTGATCAACTCGCTGTCTGTGTACGCACAGACCAACGAGTATGGCTTCCTGGAAACGCCTTATCGTCGCGTGGTGGACGGTAAAGTGAGTGACGAAATCCATTACCTCTCTGCAATTGAAGAGGGTAACTTCGTTATCGCCCAGGCGAACACCAACCTGAACGACGACGGTTCATTCGTTGACGATCTGGTTACCTGTCGTAGCAAAGGCGAATCCAGCCTGTTTAGCCGCGACCAGGTTGACTATATGGACGTTTCGACCCAGCAGGTTGTTTCTGTGGGTGCGTCACTGATCCCGTTCCTGGAACACGATGACGCCAACCGTGCATTGATGGGTGCAAACATGCAACGTCAGGCGGTTCCGACTCTGCGTGCTGATAAGCCGCTGGTTGGTACCGGTATGGAGCGTGCTGTTGCCGTTGACTCCGGTGTAACCGCCGTAGCCAAACGTGGCGGTACTATCCAGTACGTTGATGCATCACGTATCGTGATCAAGGTTAACGAAGATGAGATGTACCCGGGCGAAGCCGGCATCGACATCTACAACCTGACCAAATATACCCGTTCAAACCAGAACACCTGTATCAACCAGATGCCGTGTGTTTCTCTGGGCGAACCGATTGAGCGCGGCGACGTGCTGGCAGATGGCCCGTCTACCGACCTCGGTGAACTGGCGCTGGGCCAGAACATGCGCGTCGCGTTCATGCCGTGGAACGGTTACAACTTCGAAGACTCCATCCTCGTTTCTGAGCGTGTAGTACAGGAAGATCGTTTCACTACCATCCACATTCAGGAACTGGCTTGTGTGTCTCGTGACACCAAACTGGGGCCAGAAGAGATCACTGCTGACATCCCGAACGTGGGTGAAGCTGCGCTCTCCAAACTGGATGAATCCGGCATTGTTTACATCGGCGCTGAAGTGACCGGTGGTGACATTCTGGTTGGTAAGGTAACGCCGAAAGGTGAAACCCAGCTGACGCCAGAAGAGAAACTGCTGCGTGCGATCTTCGGTGAAAAAGCCTCTGACGTGAAAGATTCGTCACTGCGCGTGCCGAACGGCGTTTCCGGTACCGTTATTGACGTGCAGGT includes these proteins:
- the birA gene encoding bifunctional biotin--[acetyl-CoA-carboxylase] ligase/biotin operon repressor BirA, with amino-acid sequence MKDHSVPLKLVALLADGEFHSGEQLGEVLGMSRAAINKHVQTLKGWGLDVYTVTGKGYSLPAPIQLLNEEDILSRLDQPNLSVIPVIDSTNQYLLERMDKLVSGDACIAEYQQAGRGRRGRQWFSPFGANLYMSMYWRLEQGPAAAMGLSLVIGIVMAEVIQSLGANDVRVKWPNDLYLHDRKLAGILVELTGKTGDAAQIVIGAGINLAMRSEGASQINQGWINLQEAGIDIDRNQLAATLINRLRETLPLFERDGLAPFIERWDALDNFINRPVKLLIGDREVHGIARGVDKQGGLLLEQDGETKAWVGGEISLRPDNALPD
- the coaA gene encoding type I pantothenate kinase yields the protein MSKKTTPLTTPYLQFNRQQWAALRDSVPMTLAEGEIARLRGINEDLSLEEVAEIYLPLSRLLNFYISSNLRRQAVLEQFLGTNAQKIPYIISIAGSVAVGKSTTARVLQALLSRWPEHRKVELITTDGFLHPNAVLKERGLMKKKGFPQSYDMHRLVNFVSDLKSGASQVTAPVYSHLIYDVIPDGDKVVQQPDILILEGLNVLQSGMDYPHDPHHVFVSDFVDFSIYVDAPEDLLESWYINRFLKFREGAFSDPDSYFHHYSQLPEQDAVNIARGLWKEINWMNLKENILPTRERASLIMTKSADHAVQHVRLRK
- a CDS encoding GTP-binding protein: MAKEQFQRNKLHVNVGTIGHVDHGKTTLTAAITTVLAKTYGGQARAFDQIDNAPEEKARGITINTSHVEYETPTRHYAHVDCPGHADYVKNMITGAAQMDGA
- the secE gene encoding preprotein translocase subunit SecE, producing MSANTEAQGSGRGLETVKWLAVAVLLVVAIVGNYYYRDVTLPLRALAVVVLIAVAGGVALLTTKGKATVAFAREARTEMRKVIWPTRQETLHTTLIVAAVTAVMSLILWGLDGILVRLVSFITGLRF
- the nusG gene encoding transcription termination/antitermination protein NusG, translated to MSEAPKKRWYVVQAFSGFEGRVAQSLREHIKLHNMEELFGEVMVPTEEVVEIRGGQRRKSERKFFPGYVLVQMVMNDASWHLVRSVPRVMGFIGGTSDRPAPISDKEVDAIMNRLQQVGDKPRPKTLFEPGEMVRVNDGPFADFNGVVEEVDYEKSRLKVSVSIFGRATPVELDFSQVEKG
- the rplK gene encoding 50S ribosomal protein L11, translating into MAKKVQAYVKLQVAAGMANPSPPVGPALGQQGVNIMEFCKAFNAKTESLEKGLPTPVVITVYSDRSFTFVTKTPPAAVLLKKAAGIKSGSGKPNKDKVGKVTRAQVREIAETKAADMTGADVEAMTRSIEGTARSMGLVVED
- the rplA gene encoding 50S ribosomal protein L1; this translates as MAKLTKRMRVIRDKVDVTKQYDINEAVALLKELATAKFVESVDVAVNLGIDARKSDQNVRGATVLPHGTGRSVRVAVFTQGANAEAAKAAGAELVGMEDLADQIKKGEMNFDVVIASPDAMRVVGQLGQVLGPRGLMPNPKVGTVTPNVAEAVKNAKAGQVRYRNDKNGIIHTTIGKVDFDADKLKENLESLLVALKKAKPAQAKGVYIKKVSLSTTMGAGVAIDQAGLNASAN
- the rplJ gene encoding 50S ribosomal protein L10; the protein is MALNLQDKQAIVAEVSEVAKGALSAVVADSRGVTVDKMTELRKAGREAGVYMRVVRNTLLRRVVEGTPFECLKDTFVGPTLIAYSMEHPGAAARLFKEFAKANAKFEVKAAAFEGELITAANIDRLATLPTYEEALARLMSTMKEAAAGKLVRTLAAVRDAKEAA
- the rplL gene encoding 50S ribosomal protein L7/L12; protein product: MSITKDQILEAVAAMSVMEVVELVSAMEEKFGVSAAAAVAVAAGPAEAVEEKTEFDVVLKAAGANKVAVIKAVRTATGLGLKEAKDLVEATGVIKEGISKADAAALEAQLKEAGAEVEVK
- the rpoB gene encoding DNA-directed RNA polymerase subunit beta: MVYSYTEKKRIRKDFGKRPQVLDIPYLLSIQLDSFQKFIEQDPEGQYGLEAAFRSVFPIASYSGNSELQYVSYRLGEPVFDVKECQIRGVTFSAPLRVKLRLVIYEREAPEGTVKDIKEQEVYMGEIPLMTENGTFVINGTERVIVSQLHRSPGVFFDSDKGKTHSSGKVLYNARIIPYRGSWLDFEFDPKDNLFVRIDRRRKLPASIILRALHFTTEQILDLFFEKVVFEIRDNKLQMELVPERLRGETASFDIEANGTVYVEKARRITARHIRQLEKDNIQHIEVPVEYIAGKVVAKDYIDENTGELIVAANMELSLDLLAKLSQSGHKRIETLFTNDLDHGPYISETLRVDPTNDRLSALVEIYRMMRPGEPPTREAAENLFENLFFSEDRYDLSAVGRMKFNRSLLRDEIEGSGILSKSDIIEVMKKLIDIRNGKGEVDDIDHLGNRRIRSVGEMAENQFRVGLVRVERAVKERLSLGDLDTLMPQDMINAKPISAAVKEFFGSSQLSQFMDQNNPLSEITHKRRISALGPGGLTRERAGFEVRDVHPTHYGRVCPIETPEGPNIGLINSLSVYAQTNEYGFLETPYRRVVDGKVSDEIHYLSAIEEGNFVIAQANTNLNDDGSFVDDLVTCRSKGESSLFSRDQVDYMDVSTQQVVSVGASLIPFLEHDDANRALMGANMQRQAVPTLRADKPLVGTGMERAVAVDSGVTAVAKRGGTIQYVDASRIVIKVNEDEMYPGEAGIDIYNLTKYTRSNQNTCINQMPCVSLGEPIERGDVLADGPSTDLGELALGQNMRVAFMPWNGYNFEDSILVSERVVQEDRFTTIHIQELACVSRDTKLGPEEITADIPNVGEAALSKLDESGIVYIGAEVTGGDILVGKVTPKGETQLTPEEKLLRAIFGEKASDVKDSSLRVPNGVSGTVIDVQVFTRDGVEKDKRALEIEEMQLKQAKKDLSEELQILEAGLFGRIQAVLISGGVEAEKLDKLPRERWLELGLTDEEKQNALEQLAEQYDELKHEFEKKLEAKRRKITQGDDLAPGVLKIVKVYLAVKRQIQPGDKMAGRHGNKGVISKINPIEDMPYDENGTPVDIVLNPLGVPSRMNIGQILETHLGMAAKGIGEKINAMLKKQEEVAKLREFIQRAYDLGTDVRQKVDLNTFSDDEVLRLAENLKKGMPIATPVFDGAKESEIKELLQLGGLPSSGQITLFDGRTGEQFERQVTVGYMYMLKLNHLVDDKMHARSTGSYSLVTQQPLGGKAQFGGQRFGEMEVWALEAYGAAYTLQEMLTVKSDDVNGRTKMYKNIVDGNHQMEPGMPESFNVLLKEIRSLGINIELEDE